The proteins below are encoded in one region of Nocardioides marmorisolisilvae:
- the ligD gene encoding non-homologous end-joining DNA ligase LigD, protein MSRKHADDRLAAYRGKRDFDTSAEPSGVRDDPGAVGQARPGARQFVVQRHRAQSRHYDLRLEIDGVLVSWAVPKGPTLDPSVRRLAMHVEDHPLEYADFEGVIPRGEYGGGDVIVWDRGTWEPHGTDDPARAVADGELHADVHGEKLRGRLVLVRRSAAEDGKEPWFLVHKHDEFAVEGWDPEDHPRSVTSGRTNEEVRVAPDSRWHGDRPAAQAEERVATQPRQEAESAAVPPTADDLAALDDLGDGGTWDVFGRRLEVTHLDKRLFPGRDGEPPVTKRDFLRYVAQVAPVSVPHLEGRALNLHRYPDGADPERVRGKGDSGGGFWHKELPDHAPDWIGRWDNPLADAGTTQTYLVVDEPAALLWAANFGALEWHPWTSRTDEPECPTFALFDIDPGESTSWEQILELARLHRTALEQLGLRSYPKVTGSRGIQVSVPIRANASFEETRGWVEQVSRTVGKIHPELVSWKWQRKDRGGRARLDHTQNAINKTLVAPYSTRPRARAPVSMPIGWHELDDPELRPDRWTIRTAPARLAEVGDLFRGALVHDQALPAFR, encoded by the coding sequence ATGAGTCGCAAGCACGCCGACGACCGGCTCGCGGCGTACCGCGGCAAGCGCGACTTCGACACGAGCGCCGAGCCCTCGGGCGTTCGCGACGACCCCGGTGCCGTCGGACAAGCCCGCCCCGGTGCCCGCCAGTTCGTCGTCCAGCGGCACCGCGCGCAGAGCCGCCATTACGACCTCCGCCTGGAGATCGACGGGGTGCTGGTGAGCTGGGCGGTGCCCAAGGGCCCCACGCTCGACCCGTCGGTGCGCAGACTGGCCATGCATGTCGAGGACCATCCGCTGGAGTACGCCGACTTCGAGGGCGTCATCCCCCGCGGCGAGTACGGCGGCGGCGACGTCATCGTCTGGGACCGCGGCACCTGGGAGCCGCATGGCACCGACGACCCGGCCCGGGCGGTGGCCGACGGTGAGCTGCACGCGGACGTGCACGGCGAGAAGCTGCGCGGCCGGCTGGTCCTGGTCCGCCGGTCGGCGGCCGAGGACGGCAAGGAGCCGTGGTTCCTGGTGCACAAGCATGACGAGTTCGCGGTCGAGGGATGGGATCCCGAGGACCACCCCAGGTCGGTGACCAGCGGCCGCACCAACGAGGAGGTCCGGGTGGCCCCGGACAGCCGCTGGCACGGCGACCGGCCGGCGGCCCAGGCGGAGGAGAGGGTGGCCACGCAGCCACGTCAAGAAGCCGAGTCCGCAGCGGTGCCGCCGACCGCCGACGACCTCGCCGCACTCGACGATCTGGGTGACGGCGGCACCTGGGACGTGTTCGGGCGACGCCTGGAGGTCACCCACCTCGACAAACGACTGTTTCCCGGTCGGGATGGGGAGCCCCCGGTGACCAAGCGCGACTTCTTGAGGTACGTCGCTCAGGTGGCACCCGTGTCCGTCCCCCATCTCGAGGGTCGTGCGCTCAACCTGCATCGCTATCCCGACGGCGCGGATCCGGAGCGCGTGCGCGGCAAGGGGGACTCCGGAGGCGGCTTCTGGCACAAGGAGCTTCCCGACCACGCGCCGGACTGGATCGGTCGCTGGGACAACCCGCTCGCCGATGCGGGAACCACCCAGACCTACCTCGTGGTCGATGAGCCGGCGGCGCTGCTCTGGGCCGCGAACTTCGGCGCGCTCGAGTGGCATCCGTGGACCTCGCGCACCGACGAGCCGGAGTGCCCGACCTTCGCGCTGTTCGACATCGACCCGGGGGAGAGCACCAGCTGGGAGCAGATCCTGGAGCTGGCCCGACTCCACCGCACCGCCCTCGAGCAGCTCGGACTGCGGTCGTATCCGAAGGTCACCGGCTCGCGGGGCATCCAGGTGTCGGTGCCGATCCGGGCGAACGCCAGCTTCGAGGAAACCCGCGGCTGGGTAGAGCAGGTCTCGCGGACGGTCGGGAAGATCCACCCGGAGCTGGTCAGTTGGAAGTGGCAGCGCAAGGACCGTGGCGGCCGGGCACGTCTGGACCACACCCAGAACGCGATCAACAAGACCCTGGTGGCGCCGTACTCGACCCGGCCCCGGGCCCGTGCGCCGGTGAGCATGCCGATCGGCTGGCACGAGCTGGACGATCCGGAGCTGCGACCGGACCGCTGGACGATCCGGACCGCGCCCGCGCGGCTCGCCGAGGTCGGTGACCTGTTCCGCGGAGCACTGGTGCACGACCAGGCCCTGCCCGCCTTCCGCTGA
- a CDS encoding TetR/AcrR family transcriptional regulator → MKPLRADAQRNRDKLIETAREAFRERGSAASLDDIAKRAGVGPGTLYRHFPTRDDLIDAVMRDWADRVEADAQTVIDAGRPPRETLTTWFTRFLDNVGIYHGAATKVMSAMDDPASPIYRKCQVLAEANRRVLESDAVRSGVREGVDPRQVMRLVSGISVAVDQAGLAPEQAEPMLRIVLDGVLRPDAD, encoded by the coding sequence GTGAAGCCGCTGCGTGCCGATGCCCAGCGCAACCGGGACAAGCTGATCGAGACCGCCCGGGAGGCGTTTCGTGAGCGCGGCTCGGCCGCGTCCCTCGACGACATCGCCAAGCGGGCCGGCGTCGGTCCGGGCACGCTCTACCGTCACTTCCCCACCCGCGACGACCTGATCGACGCGGTGATGCGCGACTGGGCCGACCGGGTCGAGGCCGACGCCCAGACGGTGATCGACGCCGGTCGGCCTCCGCGCGAGACACTGACCACGTGGTTCACCCGGTTCCTCGACAACGTCGGGATCTACCACGGCGCGGCCACGAAGGTGATGTCCGCGATGGACGACCCGGCCTCGCCGATCTACCGCAAGTGTCAGGTGCTTGCCGAGGCCAACCGCCGCGTGCTCGAGTCGGATGCGGTGCGTTCGGGCGTCCGCGAGGGCGTCGACCCTCGTCAGGTGATGCGCCTGGTCAGCGGGATCTCCGTCGCGGTCGACCAGGCCGGGCTCGCGCCGGAGCAGGCCGAGCCGATGCTGCGGATCGTCCTCGACGGAGTGCTCCGGCCCGACGCGGACTGA
- a CDS encoding MFS transporter, producing the protein MSQSAAVQIAPSRRTGIGLGLILAVQLMLILDMTVVNVALPKIRADLGFTPSTLSWVLNAYTLAFGGLLLLGGRLGDVFGRRRTFLAGVAVFALGSLVSGLAPDATVLVVSRALQGVGAAVAAPNVLALITTSAPDQSARNRALALFSAVSSAGGSLGLILGGTLTGYASWRFSLIVNVPIALVVLVLVPRFVDETHRQHGRFDLTGALTATAGSASLVFGFIHAPDHGWASAGTLGAFALAALLLATFVTTELRVTAPLLSLGLLRNPMRAGAVTVMALFVGAQFSFFYFMVQFMHTVLGYGALESGFAFLPLTVLIFATSRVTPRLVGALGVRPLVMTGLSLVTVSNLWLAGVDTGSTYLGGLLGPMVLTGIGAGLGFMPLTVAMLTGVDPDRAGSASGLLQMGQQVGGALGLAVLVTVYASGSVPGEVVPGLSGTFLTAAAFVIVALGLAGVLLRQRRGPSTADEAPAPDELELAA; encoded by the coding sequence ATGTCCCAGTCCGCTGCGGTGCAGATCGCGCCCAGCCGTCGCACCGGCATCGGCCTCGGCCTGATCCTGGCCGTCCAGTTGATGCTGATCCTCGACATGACCGTGGTGAACGTGGCGCTCCCGAAGATCCGGGCCGACCTCGGCTTCACCCCGTCCACCCTCTCGTGGGTGCTCAACGCCTACACGCTCGCCTTCGGCGGGCTGCTCCTGCTCGGTGGCCGCCTCGGCGACGTGTTCGGCCGGCGGCGCACCTTCCTCGCCGGCGTCGCGGTGTTCGCGCTCGGCTCGCTGGTTAGTGGCCTCGCCCCGGACGCGACCGTGCTCGTGGTCTCGCGTGCCCTGCAGGGCGTCGGCGCCGCAGTGGCCGCGCCCAACGTCCTCGCTCTGATCACCACGTCTGCTCCCGACCAGTCCGCCCGGAACCGCGCTCTCGCGTTGTTCAGCGCGGTCTCCTCGGCCGGTGGCTCGCTCGGCCTCATCCTGGGCGGCACGCTGACCGGCTACGCCTCATGGCGGTTCTCACTGATCGTCAACGTGCCGATCGCCCTCGTCGTACTCGTCCTGGTGCCAAGGTTCGTCGACGAGACGCACCGCCAGCACGGACGGTTCGACCTGACCGGGGCGCTCACCGCGACCGCCGGCTCGGCCAGCCTGGTGTTCGGATTCATCCACGCACCCGACCACGGCTGGGCCTCGGCCGGGACCCTCGGCGCGTTTGCGCTGGCCGCCCTGCTGCTCGCCACGTTCGTGACCACCGAGCTCCGGGTCACCGCTCCGCTGCTGTCGTTGGGCCTGCTGCGCAACCCGATGCGCGCGGGCGCGGTGACGGTGATGGCGCTCTTCGTCGGCGCGCAGTTCTCCTTCTTCTACTTCATGGTGCAGTTCATGCACACCGTGCTGGGGTACGGCGCGCTGGAGTCGGGCTTCGCCTTCCTGCCGCTGACGGTGCTCATCTTCGCGACCTCGAGGGTCACCCCGCGGCTGGTCGGCGCGCTCGGCGTACGCCCCCTGGTGATGACCGGGCTGAGCCTGGTGACGGTCTCGAACCTGTGGCTCGCGGGGGTGGACACAGGCAGCACCTATCTCGGCGGGCTGCTCGGACCGATGGTGCTGACCGGCATCGGCGCGGGCCTGGGCTTCATGCCGTTGACCGTGGCGATGCTCACCGGCGTCGACCCCGATCGGGCCGGCTCGGCCTCGGGGCTGCTGCAGATGGGACAGCAGGTCGGTGGCGCGCTCGGCCTGGCGGTGCTGGTCACCGTCTACGCATCGGGCAGCGTGCCCGGCGAGGTCGTCCCGGGCCTGTCGGGGACCTTCCTCACCGCCGCGGCCTTCGTGATCGTCGCGCTCGGCCTCGCCGGCGTCCTGCTCCGGCAGCGCCGCGGGCCGTCCACGGCCGACGAGGCTCCGGCCCCCGACGAGCTCGAGCTCGCTGCCTGA
- a CDS encoding SGNH/GDSL hydrolase family protein, producing MRRAVPLWLLGLLLVLVSGCGVDQHQAPAPRPTYHRYVALGDTFTAAPYTGTTKRAHGCHRSTANYPTQLADALGARLTDVSCDGADTSSVRKRQHLGKHRVAPQLDAVHRDTQLVTISLGSNDDNLFTLIGKACGPAGAGCLMERYEPALLRLIDPIRQSLDDAIRAVQDKAPDARIVVVGYPRHVAAKQTCKAQPKMSKADRKAWLEVDQALDLAVSRSARDTGADFIDVYAASKGHGICAKEPWVRGERTHKKPGKHGGVAFGPTAAEQSAVAAMIRSELKTQSD from the coding sequence ATGCGTCGCGCGGTCCCGCTGTGGCTGCTCGGCCTGCTGCTCGTCCTCGTCTCCGGGTGTGGGGTGGACCAGCACCAGGCTCCGGCGCCCCGACCGACGTACCACCGCTACGTCGCGCTCGGTGACACCTTCACCGCGGCGCCGTACACGGGCACCACCAAGCGCGCCCACGGCTGCCACCGCTCGACCGCGAACTACCCGACCCAGCTCGCCGACGCGCTCGGCGCTCGGCTCACCGACGTCAGCTGTGACGGAGCGGACACCTCGTCGGTGCGCAAGCGACAGCACCTCGGCAAGCACCGGGTCGCGCCGCAGTTGGACGCGGTGCACCGCGACACCCAGCTGGTCACGATCAGTCTGGGCAGCAACGACGACAACCTGTTCACGCTCATCGGCAAGGCCTGCGGGCCCGCCGGAGCCGGCTGTCTGATGGAGCGCTACGAGCCGGCCCTGCTGCGGCTGATCGACCCGATCAGGCAGTCCCTCGATGACGCGATCAGGGCAGTACAGGACAAGGCGCCGGACGCACGCATCGTGGTCGTCGGCTACCCGCGACACGTCGCGGCGAAGCAGACCTGCAAGGCGCAGCCGAAGATGTCCAAGGCGGACCGCAAGGCGTGGCTCGAGGTCGACCAGGCGCTCGACCTCGCCGTGTCCCGCTCGGCCCGGGACACCGGTGCCGACTTCATCGACGTGTATGCCGCATCCAAGGGCCACGGCATCTGCGCCAAGGAGCCGTGGGTGCGCGGCGAGCGGACCCACAAGAAGCCCGGCAAGCACGGCGGGGTGGCCTTCGGCCCGACCGCCGCCGAGCAGTCCGCGGTCGCGGCGATGATCCGTTCCGAACTCAAGACGCAGAGCGACTGA
- a CDS encoding serine/threonine-protein kinase produces MDPEPGAVLGRYEIIREIGRGPMGVVHASRHVDSGETVALKLLRPAVPITDEVRRRIRDELRALVAHGTPHLLAAREFGMHQGRLFVVSPLSTAGSLQRRLDEQGPLARGAAIMLCLRVTDALAIAHDAGVGHGGVKPTNVLRGTSNGRSLTQLADFGAVLRSQDWLVPDAASSYDGYTAPELLAGGSVDERSDLYSVGCLLHAALVGTPPTPGGPSLAREDEIDDAIAALVRRAVREAPAERFSGFAELTAELRGLVVALRPPGAGESAPMPVPEAGPAAAPVEPVGPTSGGVDPAPEHTAPLAVVAESLAARGGSVSADAEKEARPSRARGRRTRVVIVGLAALALLTAAGSWAWGQSHDRGGDPPHQKAVTTLGVPTVAARPAYRSVVFTVAAAAADGVVEVNRGSGWEQAPSGTVKVPTAMGGQRACLRARISNGDEHGDVARACGKSAPPTLRTVRVHPDCLIDGQYTQVCYQLQARGYRPGSDPVLSFEVDGTLAGTVSVPIDRRGTGELPDGQHFHFADTDAGKTAKVSLGGTDFSWTVASR; encoded by the coding sequence ATGGATCCCGAGCCCGGGGCAGTGCTTGGCCGTTACGAGATCATCCGGGAGATCGGTCGCGGCCCGATGGGTGTGGTCCATGCCTCCCGGCATGTCGACAGTGGCGAGACGGTCGCGCTGAAGCTGCTCCGTCCCGCCGTGCCGATCACCGATGAGGTGCGGCGGCGGATCCGCGACGAGCTCCGCGCGCTGGTCGCGCACGGGACGCCGCACCTGCTCGCCGCCCGGGAGTTCGGGATGCACCAGGGCCGGCTGTTCGTGGTCAGCCCGCTCAGCACAGCGGGCAGTCTCCAGCGTCGCCTCGACGAGCAGGGACCGCTCGCGCGCGGGGCGGCGATCATGCTCTGCCTGCGGGTGACCGACGCGTTGGCGATCGCGCACGACGCCGGGGTGGGTCACGGCGGTGTCAAGCCGACCAACGTGCTGCGCGGCACCAGCAACGGCCGCAGCCTCACCCAGCTCGCCGACTTCGGCGCGGTCCTGCGCAGCCAGGACTGGCTGGTCCCGGATGCCGCTTCGTCGTACGACGGCTACACCGCACCCGAGCTGCTCGCCGGCGGGTCCGTGGACGAGCGCAGCGACCTCTACTCGGTGGGCTGTCTGCTGCACGCGGCGTTGGTCGGCACGCCACCGACGCCCGGCGGGCCCAGCCTGGCTCGCGAGGACGAGATCGACGATGCGATCGCGGCGCTGGTGCGTCGGGCGGTGCGGGAGGCCCCTGCAGAACGCTTCTCCGGCTTCGCCGAGCTCACCGCCGAGCTCCGCGGCCTGGTCGTCGCGCTTCGGCCCCCCGGTGCCGGTGAGTCCGCCCCGATGCCGGTGCCGGAGGCCGGGCCAGCCGCGGCGCCGGTGGAGCCGGTGGGGCCGACGTCCGGTGGCGTCGACCCCGCGCCCGAGCACACGGCGCCGCTCGCCGTAGTTGCGGAATCCTTGGCAGCGCGCGGCGGGAGCGTCTCGGCGGATGCCGAAAAGGAGGCCAGGCCGAGTCGAGCCCGCGGCCGTCGTACCCGGGTGGTCATCGTGGGGCTCGCCGCGCTCGCACTGCTCACCGCCGCCGGCTCCTGGGCGTGGGGGCAGTCCCACGACCGTGGGGGCGACCCACCGCACCAGAAGGCGGTGACCACGCTGGGGGTTCCGACGGTCGCGGCGAGGCCGGCGTACCGGAGTGTGGTGTTCACCGTGGCCGCCGCGGCAGCCGACGGGGTCGTGGAGGTCAACCGCGGCTCCGGCTGGGAGCAGGCACCCTCCGGGACCGTCAAAGTGCCCACCGCGATGGGCGGACAGCGCGCCTGCCTGCGCGCCCGCATCAGCAACGGCGACGAGCACGGCGACGTCGCGCGGGCCTGCGGGAAGAGCGCGCCACCCACGCTGCGCACCGTCCGCGTGCACCCGGACTGCCTGATCGACGGCCAGTACACCCAGGTCTGCTACCAGCTCCAGGCCCGTGGGTACCGCCCGGGAAGCGACCCGGTGCTCTCGTTCGAGGTCGACGGCACGCTCGCAGGCACGGTGTCGGTGCCGATCGATCGTCGTGGCACCGGCGAGCTGCCGGATGGACAGCACTTCCACTTCGCCGACACCGACGCGGGCAAGACCGCCAAGGTCAGCCTCGGGGGGACGGACTTCAGCTGGACGGTCGCCAGCAGGTAG
- a CDS encoding uracil-DNA glycosylase, translated as MSALAGLVAKGLVAPDWAEALAPVDEQIGLMGQFLRTELAAGRGYLPHGAHILRAFQRPMADVRVLIVGQDPYPTPGHPVGLSFSVAGDVRPLPKSLVNIFRELVDDLGVPVPRDGDLSAWADHGVMLLNRSLTVCPGRPNSHRGKGWEPVTEQAIRALVARGGPLAAILWGRDAQSLKPMLGSVPYVESPHPSPLSAHRGFFGSRPFSRVNQLVVDQGGQPVDWALPAMRPQPTLPTQ; from the coding sequence GTGAGTGCACTTGCCGGACTCGTGGCGAAGGGGCTCGTCGCCCCCGACTGGGCCGAGGCGCTCGCGCCGGTCGATGAGCAGATCGGTCTGATGGGGCAGTTCCTGCGCACCGAGCTGGCCGCCGGACGCGGCTACCTGCCGCACGGCGCCCACATCCTGCGGGCCTTCCAGCGACCGATGGCCGACGTGCGGGTGCTGATCGTCGGTCAGGATCCCTACCCCACGCCGGGGCATCCGGTGGGGCTGAGCTTCTCGGTCGCCGGCGACGTCCGGCCGCTGCCCAAGAGCCTGGTCAACATCTTCCGCGAGCTGGTCGACGACCTCGGCGTCCCGGTGCCACGCGACGGTGACCTGTCCGCCTGGGCCGACCACGGGGTGATGCTGCTCAACCGCAGCCTCACGGTCTGCCCGGGGCGTCCCAACAGCCACCGCGGCAAGGGCTGGGAGCCCGTGACCGAGCAGGCGATCAGGGCCCTGGTGGCGCGCGGAGGACCGCTCGCCGCCATCTTGTGGGGGCGTGACGCGCAGTCGCTCAAGCCGATGCTCGGGTCGGTGCCGTACGTCGAGTCGCCGCACCCCAGCCCGCTCTCGGCGCACCGGGGGTTCTTCGGCTCCCGGCCGTTCAGCCGGGTCAACCAGCTGGTCGTCGACCAGGGCGGCCAGCCGGTCGACTGGGCTCTGCCCGCGATGCGCCCCCAGCCCACCCTCCCCACGCAGTAG
- a CDS encoding alpha/beta fold hydrolase, producing MDLLPKPDQVAAAASNVAHLMLYGGLADLRPMPRTLIDEGPLREVYHYRPAKQVKSTGDPVLLVTPLAAPSLCFDLRRGCSLVEHFVEQGRPTYLVEYGEISFKDRNLGMEHWIRDVVPEAIRAVHEHGGGRPVHVIGWSLGGIFAILVAASQPKLPIASVTVVGSPFDVTQVPLVAPLRPILRITDGGVVTPIYRMMGGAPKPLVRRAFQLSSGTKLLTKPIAKLQHLDDREWLAQIQAVDRFTANMIAYPGRTFGQMYHRMVKKNQLRNGVLEYDGREIRVDSITLPVLIFAGNTDGIAPINSVKALVRLLPNAHEVRFEIVPGGHLGMLTGRAARTTTWVIMDEWIEQHSTPDEPVGKGSARKRSAAKTAKKPAKKPAAKTAKKPAKRAVAAATAEVAPRRTAIGSNPERRFASGSSRSLAPKR from the coding sequence ATGGACCTGCTGCCGAAGCCCGACCAGGTCGCGGCCGCGGCCAGCAACGTGGCGCACCTGATGCTGTACGGCGGCCTGGCCGACCTGCGGCCGATGCCGCGCACGCTCATCGACGAGGGGCCGCTGCGCGAGGTCTACCACTACCGTCCGGCCAAGCAGGTCAAGTCGACCGGTGACCCGGTCCTGCTGGTGACGCCACTGGCCGCGCCGTCGCTGTGCTTCGACCTGCGCCGGGGCTGCTCGCTGGTCGAGCACTTCGTCGAGCAAGGCCGCCCGACCTACCTCGTCGAGTACGGCGAGATCTCCTTCAAGGACCGCAACCTCGGGATGGAGCACTGGATCCGGGACGTCGTCCCCGAGGCGATCCGCGCGGTGCACGAGCACGGCGGCGGACGTCCGGTGCACGTGATCGGCTGGAGCCTGGGGGGCATCTTCGCCATCCTGGTGGCGGCGTCGCAGCCGAAGCTGCCGATCGCCTCGGTCACGGTCGTCGGGTCACCGTTCGACGTCACACAGGTGCCGCTGGTCGCACCGCTGCGACCGATCCTGCGGATCACCGACGGCGGCGTGGTGACCCCGATCTACCGGATGATGGGCGGCGCGCCCAAGCCGCTGGTGCGTCGGGCGTTCCAGCTCAGCTCCGGCACCAAGCTGCTCACCAAGCCGATCGCGAAGCTGCAGCATCTCGATGACCGGGAGTGGCTGGCGCAGATCCAGGCAGTCGACCGGTTCACTGCGAACATGATCGCCTACCCGGGCCGGACCTTCGGGCAGATGTACCACCGGATGGTGAAGAAGAACCAACTGCGCAACGGCGTGCTGGAGTACGACGGTCGCGAGATCCGGGTCGACTCGATCACGCTGCCGGTGCTGATCTTCGCCGGAAACACCGATGGCATCGCTCCGATCAACTCGGTCAAGGCGCTGGTGCGGCTGCTGCCCAACGCCCACGAGGTGCGCTTCGAGATCGTGCCGGGTGGTCATCTGGGGATGCTCACCGGCCGCGCGGCGCGGACCACCACCTGGGTGATCATGGACGAGTGGATCGAACAGCACTCCACGCCGGACGAGCCGGTGGGCAAGGGGAGCGCCCGCAAGCGGTCGGCGGCCAAGACCGCGAAGAAACCGGCGAAGAAGCCCGCGGCCAAGACCGCGAAGAAGCCGGCGAAGCGGGCCGTTGCTGCCGCGACGGCCGAGGTGGCTCCCCGTCGGACCGCGATCGGCTCCAACCCCGAGCGTCGCTTCGCCTCGGGGTCGTCCCGGAGCCTGGCCCCCAAGCGCTGA
- a CDS encoding ATP-grasp domain-containing protein — translation MSAPVLLATSSAMPEGEEWTGTSHLPEAFAARGIDARWVVWDDPAVDWSAGLVAVRSTWDYENRLAEFLAWARSVPRLLNGADVFAWNTDKAYLTQLVDAGVPVVPTITVEEEQALVPAIAGVGRSVVKPRVGAGGRGVVVVDVEPGGVPDLDGAEHGAGPWIVQPLVESVRTEGETSVFVLAGEPVSQAQKQPAAGEIRVHERYGGRTIAVPLTEEATGLARIAVAAAESHVGHRLDYARVDAMRLADGTLVVSELELTEPGLYLEVLPGNAAAFAALVADRLAG, via the coding sequence GTGAGTGCACCCGTCCTGCTGGCCACCTCGTCCGCGATGCCCGAGGGAGAGGAGTGGACCGGCACCTCGCATCTGCCCGAGGCGTTCGCCGCCCGCGGCATCGACGCGCGGTGGGTGGTCTGGGACGACCCGGCGGTGGACTGGTCGGCCGGGCTGGTCGCGGTGCGTTCGACCTGGGACTACGAGAACCGGCTGGCGGAGTTCCTCGCCTGGGCGCGGTCGGTCCCGCGGTTGCTCAACGGCGCCGACGTGTTCGCCTGGAACACCGACAAGGCCTACCTGACCCAGCTGGTCGACGCAGGTGTGCCCGTCGTACCCACGATCACGGTCGAGGAGGAGCAGGCGCTGGTGCCGGCGATCGCCGGCGTCGGCCGCTCGGTGGTGAAGCCGCGGGTCGGTGCGGGCGGTCGCGGCGTGGTGGTCGTCGACGTCGAGCCCGGCGGAGTGCCCGACCTGGACGGCGCCGAGCACGGTGCCGGCCCGTGGATCGTGCAACCGCTGGTCGAGTCGGTGCGGACCGAGGGGGAGACCTCGGTGTTCGTGCTGGCCGGTGAGCCGGTCTCGCAGGCGCAGAAGCAGCCCGCCGCCGGCGAGATCCGCGTGCACGAGCGGTACGGCGGCCGCACCATCGCCGTACCGCTGACCGAGGAGGCCACGGGTCTGGCCCGGATCGCGGTGGCCGCGGCCGAGTCGCACGTCGGGCACCGGCTCGACTACGCCCGGGTGGACGCGATGCGACTGGCCGACGGCACCCTGGTGGTCAGTGAGCTGGAGCTGACCGAGCCCGGGCTCTACCTCGAGGTGCTCCCGGGGAACGCAGCCGCCTTCGCCGCCCTGGTCGCGGACCGGCTGGCAGGCTGA
- a CDS encoding FMN-binding glutamate synthase family protein codes for MRMTQLVGGAAAAVGAVAVHDLVQKKHALLRNYPVLAHARYWLEEIGPELRQYIVTGNDEERPFSRDQRRWIYASSKLENNYFGFGTDNDTEHTSGYAIIKHRTFADEVPPVLGHHAADIDLPSAKMLGGPRGRAKAFRPRSVVNISAMSFGSMSSHAIMALNGGAKLAGCMHNTGEGGLSPYHRQGGDLILQIGTSYFGCRDESGRFSLPRLREVVESAPVRAIEIKLSQGAKPGLGGLLPAAKVSKEIAEIRGIQEGQDCASPSRHSAFSNVDSMLDFVEMLAAETGLPVGIKSAVGEITFWEELVRLMASGERGVDFVTVDGGEGGTGASPLIFSDSIALPFRMGFSRVYGTFAKAGLTDRVTFIGSGKCGVPDNAVVAFALGADMVNVAREAMLSIGCIQSQRCHTDRCPTGVATQDPWLVHGLDPASKSVRCGNYVLALRRELLKVSEAVGVAHPGLITPDDVDIFCGDYQAQSLASVYGYEPTWGRLGKEVRDDVREMMRPVAGASETPPHN; via the coding sequence ATGAGGATGACGCAGCTGGTGGGCGGGGCGGCCGCGGCCGTCGGCGCGGTGGCGGTGCACGACCTGGTGCAGAAGAAGCACGCCCTGTTGCGCAACTACCCGGTCCTCGCGCACGCGCGCTACTGGCTGGAGGAGATCGGCCCCGAGCTACGGCAGTACATCGTGACCGGCAACGACGAGGAGCGGCCGTTCAGCCGGGACCAGCGCCGCTGGATCTACGCCAGCTCCAAGCTGGAGAACAACTACTTCGGGTTCGGCACCGACAACGACACCGAGCACACCTCGGGCTACGCGATCATCAAGCACCGCACCTTCGCCGACGAGGTGCCGCCGGTGCTGGGCCACCATGCTGCTGACATCGACCTGCCCAGCGCCAAGATGCTCGGCGGGCCGCGCGGCAGGGCGAAGGCGTTCCGGCCCCGGTCGGTGGTGAACATCTCCGCGATGAGCTTCGGGTCGATGTCCAGCCACGCGATCATGGCGCTCAACGGCGGCGCGAAGCTGGCCGGCTGCATGCACAACACCGGCGAGGGTGGGCTGTCGCCGTACCACCGCCAGGGTGGTGACCTGATCCTGCAGATCGGTACGTCGTACTTCGGCTGCCGCGACGAGAGCGGGCGGTTCAGCCTGCCGCGGCTCAGGGAGGTCGTGGAGTCCGCCCCGGTCCGGGCGATCGAGATCAAGCTGTCCCAGGGCGCCAAGCCCGGTCTGGGCGGGCTCCTGCCGGCCGCGAAGGTCAGCAAGGAGATCGCCGAGATCCGCGGCATCCAGGAGGGGCAGGACTGTGCCTCCCCGTCGCGGCACTCCGCCTTCAGCAACGTCGACTCGATGCTGGACTTCGTCGAGATGCTCGCCGCCGAGACCGGCCTGCCCGTCGGCATCAAGTCGGCCGTCGGTGAGATCACCTTCTGGGAGGAGCTGGTCCGGCTGATGGCGTCGGGCGAGCGCGGCGTCGACTTCGTCACGGTCGACGGCGGCGAGGGAGGCACCGGTGCCTCGCCGCTCATCTTCAGCGACTCGATCGCACTGCCGTTCCGGATGGGATTCTCCCGTGTGTACGGGACGTTCGCGAAGGCCGGGCTCACCGACCGGGTGACCTTCATCGGGTCCGGCAAGTGCGGGGTGCCGGACAACGCAGTGGTGGCCTTCGCCCTCGGCGCCGACATGGTCAACGTGGCTCGCGAGGCGATGCTCTCCATCGGCTGCATCCAGTCGCAGCGCTGCCACACCGACCGTTGCCCGACCGGCGTCGCCACCCAGGATCCGTGGCTCGTGCACGGCCTGGACCCGGCGTCGAAGTCGGTGCGCTGCGGTAACTACGTGCTGGCGCTGCGCCGTGAGCTGTTGAAGGTCTCCGAGGCCGTCGGGGTCGCGCACCCCGGCCTGATCACCCCCGACGACGTCGACATCTTCTGCGGCGACTACCAGGCCCAGTCGCTGGCATCGGTCTACGGTTACGAGCCGACCTGGGGCAGGCTCGGCAAGGAGGTCCGTGACGACGTCCGCGAGATGATGCGGCCCGTTGCCGGCGCCTCCGAGACTCCTCCACACAACTGA